TTACCTATCAACCCGCTGAAGTGTTACGGGGTTGGCATTTGCGGTAACAGTTGCGCGGGGCGGATGGGGGGTAACAGGTAACATTCTCCGATTTTTTGCCAGCACTGCGTCTACTGCGCGCTTTTGATGCCGCTCTGCGGCATCAGGAATTGGCGGTTTTCTTGCGTGGAATGCCCAGCCGTTGGCGGCGCTCCCACAGGCATTTGCGACTGATGCCGAGCTTGTTGGCCAGCTCGGTTTCGGTCATGTGCTCCTGGTGCTCGAGCACGAAATGCTGGAAGTAGTCTTCCAGTGACAAGTCTTCGGTGGGTTCATGACTGACACTGTCGGTGTGCTGCATGGTTTCCAGGGCGTTGGCGGCCTGGGAGGCACGTTCGTGCTCCAGATCCAGCTCTATGCCCAGCAGGTCGGGTGTGATGGCGTCTTCGTCGCAGAGTATTGCCGCACGCTCAACGGCGTTTTCCAGTTCGCGCACGTTGCCGGGCCAGGTATGCAGGCGAATCGCGTGCATGGCCGCTTCGGTGAAGTGCATACCTTGCTGGTTCATCTTGTCGCCCGCGCGCTTGAGCAGGGCTTGGGCAATCAACATGACATCTTCGCCGCGTTCGCGCAGCGGCGGCAGACGCAGTTCAATGACATTCAGCCGGTAGAATAAATCTTCACGAAACAGGCCCTGACGGGCCAGGGTCTTCAGGTCGCGGTGCGTGGCTGCGACCAGGCGTACGTTAACCTTGTGCGATTGCACCGAGCCGACCCGGCGAATTTCACCTTCCTGCAATACGCGCAACAGCCGGGCCTGAGCCTCTAGAGGCAGTTCGCCGATTTCATCGAGGAACAGCGTACCGCCATCGGCGGCTTCTACCAGCCCAGTGCGGCCTGCAGTGGCGCCGGTAAAGGCGCCTTTTTCATGCCCGAAGAGTTCGGATTCAATCAGCGTTTCCGGAATGGCGGCGCAGTTGACCGAAATCATTGGTGCCTTGGCGCGCCGCGAGTTCTCGTGCAGCGCCCGCGCCACCAGTTCCTTGCCGGTGCCGGACTCACCTTGAATCAGCACGGTGGAGTCGGTGGGTGCTACTTTATTGATGCGCTTGAACAGCGTTTGCATGGGCGCACAAGAGCCGATGATGCCCATCGAATGGCCACTGCCGGTG
This genomic stretch from Halopseudomonas pelagia harbors:
- a CDS encoding sigma-54-dependent transcriptional regulator; translated protein: MSHILVVEDEAIIRSALRRLLERHQYQVSEAGSVGEAVERYDLNSFDLIVSDLRLPGEPGTEMIRKAPDTPVLIMTSYASLRSAVDSMKLGAVDYIAKPFDHEEMLQAVARIINDSQARRTQAPSIGNPESRNSSKEPAQVATGSGHSMGIIGSCAPMQTLFKRINKVAPTDSTVLIQGESGTGKELVARALHENSRRAKAPMISVNCAAIPETLIESELFGHEKGAFTGATAGRTGLVEAADGGTLFLDEIGELPLEAQARLLRVLQEGEIRRVGSVQSHKVNVRLVAATHRDLKTLARQGLFREDLFYRLNVIELRLPPLRERGEDVMLIAQALLKRAGDKMNQQGMHFTEAAMHAIRLHTWPGNVRELENAVERAAILCDEDAITPDLLGIELDLEHERASQAANALETMQHTDSVSHEPTEDLSLEDYFQHFVLEHQEHMTETELANKLGISRKCLWERRQRLGIPRKKTANS